GCCTTCGCCACCGTGGTCGTCGAGCGCGTGCTGGACGGGCTGTCGGTCGGGTTGATCGTGGCCGCGCTCCTCCTCGTGGTGCCGGTGCCGGCCAGCGTGCGCTGGTCCATCGTGGTCTTCCTGCTGGCGGACCTGGCGGGAATCGTGGTCCTGGTCGCGATCGCGGCCGCGCCGGCCGCCTGCCGCGGGCTGATCCAGTGGCTCTTCAGGCGAGTGGGCTGGCTCGAGCGCCGCCTCCTCGGGCTGCTGGATACCATGATCGAGGGGCTGCGCGGCGTTCAGTCGGCCGGCCACACCGGGCCGATCGTGGCCTACTCGGTCGGCATCTGGCTGGTCCTCGCGCTGTCGTTCTGGACCGCGCTCCACGCCGCCCACCTGGACCTGCCGCTCGCCGCAGCGTGGACCTTGCTCGCGTTCCTCGGCCTGGGCGTGAGCCTGCCCTCGAGCCCCGGGTTCGTCGGCGTGATCCAGGCGGCCACCGTGCTGGCCCTGGCTCTCTTTGCGGTGCCCCGCACGGAGGCGCTGTCCTTCTCGCTGCTGCTGCACGCCTCGCAGTTCTTCCCGATCACGATCGTCGGCCTGCTGTACCTGCTGGTGGAGCACGTCAGCCTGGCCGACGCCACGCGGGGTGCGGTCGCGACTCCCGACCGGTAACGGGGCGCCGGCCCGCCTGCTAACGGCGGCGGCCCCACCGGCGGTCCTGGATCCAATCCGTGATCCGGTCGGTGAGGTCGATCAGCAGCACCAGCGCGATGCCGGCAACCAGGAGCCAGGCGAGCCCCCGCAGGCTCACGCCTCCGACGAACATCAAGGTCGGAATCGCGACGGCGACCAGCAGCGCCAGCAGGGCGATCCCCCATCGCATGACGGCAGGGTATGACCGGCCCGGGCAAAGCCCCAAGGATTTGGGGGCCGCCATCGTAAACGGCCGGGCCGACCCGGCCGTCGTATCCGGGGACGGCGGCACTCCACCCGGAGCGGACGAATCGTGAACGTGAATGAATTCAATAGGATATGATGTGCTGGTCCGAGGCAGCGCGTCGGTGGGGCCCGTGTGGGAAGATCGGGCCGAGGGGCGCCCGTGGAGTCGAGCGATGAAGAGCTGTGCCGTGCGGTGGCGGAGCGAAAACCAGGAGCATTCGATCTCCTGGCGGAGCGCTACCAGGAGCGGGCCTATCGCATCGCCTGGTCGATCGTGCGCGACCGCGAGGAGGCCAAGGACTGCTCGCAGGATGCCTTCATCCGGCTCCACGAGGCGGCCGGCTCGTTCGCCGGCCAGTCGAAGTTCTCGACCTGGTTCTACCGGATCCTGGTCAACTGCTGCCTCGATCGCCAGCGGCGCCGTCGCGGCTGGCGTCGGCTGGTCGGCTGGCGCGATCGCGGTGACGATCCGGACGGGCCCGATCCGGTGGAGCAGGCCGCCGCGCCGTTCTCGGATCCGGCGGACGCGCTCGACACGGAGCAGCGCATGAGCCGCGTGTGGGCGCTGGTGAACGAGCTCTCGCCGCAGCAGCGCGCCGCGGTCACGCTCTCGGTGCGGGAAGGGCTGGCGACCCGCGACATCGCCGCCGTGCTCAGCGTGTCGGAGGCCACCGTGCGGGTTCACCTGCACCGGGCCCTCTCGACGCTGAGGCGGCGGCTCGGGGACGAGGCATGAGCGACGTACATGTCGACGAGCTGCTGGTCGATCACGCGCGCGGCGAGCTGGCCGAGCCGGAGCGCTCCCGCGTGGCCGCCCATCTGGCCATCTGCGCCGAATGCCGGGCGACCCGCGAGCGCTACACCGCGCTGATGGCCGAGCTGCAGCGCACCGCGCCGACGCCTCCCTCCGTGCACTGGGGCGCCTATCGCGCGGAGCTGCGCGATCGGCTCGAGCGCCGCGGCGCCGCCGGTCCGGTCTGGGGCTGGCTGCTGCGCCCGGCGCCGGCCTTCGTGGCCGCCGCCCTCGTCACCGCGCTGGTCGTGGCCGGGTGGCCGGGCATCGTGCGGGGGCCGGGCGCGCCCGATCCGCTGGCGCTCGACAACACGATCCTGGCCAGCCAGCTCGACATGATCGCGCGGCTCGACGTGGTGCAGCGGCTCGACCTGCTCGAGGACTTCAACGTGATCAACGAGCTGGACGAGCTGCCGGAGGCGAGCAAGAGCTGAGCGTGCCGGCGTGGGTCGGGTGGGCGGGGCTCGCGCTGCTGGCCTTCTCGGGCGCGGTGGAGGCGGGCGCGGCCGAGCCGGCGGCGACGCCCAAGGCGACCGGTGATGCGGTGGACGCGGAGATGCTGAGAGACCTCGATCTGCTGACCAGCCCCGACTACGCGCGCGATCGCGAGGTGACGCGCCGCATGGGCCTGCTCGAGCGCCTGCGCATGCTCGAGAACCAGGCCGCCGACGACGCGGCCGCGCCGGGAGGCGACCGCTCCGATCCCGCGAGGACGACCGCGCCCGCGAAGGAGAGCCGGTGACATGCGCGGCCTGATCGCGCTCGCGCTCGGCCTCCTGACGCTCCCCCTGATGCTCCCGGTGTCGGCCGTGCTCGCGCAGACGCCGCCGCCCGCGGCGGCCCCCGCCGCGCCCGGCGCGCCGATCCAGGGGCTCGAGCGCCTCTCCCCCGAGGAGCGGGCCCTCGCCGAGCGCAATCTCGAGCGATGGAAGAGCATGACACCCGAGCAGCAGCAGCGCGCGCTCGAGAACTATCGTCACTGGCGGAGCCTCTCGCCCGAGGAGCGGCAGAACGCGCGGCAGAACCTGCAGCGCTTCCGCCAGATGCCGCCGAGCGAGCGCGCGCGGATCATGCAGGACTTCCAGCGCTGGAACCAGCTACCCGAGGACCGTCGCCGGGAGCTGGAGCGCGACTACGATCGCTTCCAGCGGCTGCCCCCCGAGCGGAAGCAGCAGATCCAGCAGCGCTTCGAGCGCTACCAGTCGCTCTCGCCCGAGCAGCGCGAGCGCATGGACCGAAATCTCGAGCGCTGGCGCAACATGACGCCCGAGCAGCGCGAGCAGGCGCGCGAGCAGATCCGCCAGCGGCGACAGGAGCGGCCGCCATCGCGCGCGATTCGTCCGCGCGACGACGGCGGCCCCGCGCACCGCCCCCGCTGAAGCCCGCAACTTTACACTCTGCGCGGCCGTCGTGTAGGATGGCCCTCCCATGGGTCAGCTGATCGTCCAGAAGTACGGCGGCTCCTCCGTCGCGGATCCCGAGAAGATCAAGAACGTGGCCCGGCGCGTGGCGGACTATGTCGCGCAAGGCCATCGCCTGGTGGTCGTGGTCTCCGCGATGGGCAAGACCACCGACGGTCTCGTCTCGCTCGCGGGCGTGATCACGCCCACTCCCGATCCGCGCGAGATGGACATGCTGCTGGCCACCGGCGAGCAGGTGACGATCGGGCTGCTCGCGATGGCGCTACAGTCGCTCGGTCATCCCGCGTCCTCCTTCACCGGACCGCAGGTGGGGCTCGTCACCGATACCGCTCACACCCGCGCGCGCATCAAGCGCATCACCGCCGAGCGCATCCACCGCGCGCTCGACGCGGGGCGCGTGGCGGTGGTGGCCGGCTTCCAGGGCACCACCGAGGACGGCGACATCACCACCCTCGGCCGCGGCGGCTCCGACCTCACCGGGGTCGCGCTGGCCGCCGCGCTGAAGGCCGACGTGTGCGAGATCTTCACCGACGTGGACGGCGTCTACACCGCCGACCCCAACGTGGTGCCCGACGCCCGCAAGCTGCCGCGCGTCTCCTACGACGAGATGCTCGAGATGGCCGCCCTCGGCGCGAAGGTGCTGCAGGCCCGCTCGGTGGAGTTCGCCAAGAAGTACAACGTACCGGTCCACGTGCGCTCCACCTTCAAGCCGGACCCGGGCACGCTGGTCACCAGGGAGGATCACAGCATGGAAGACGTGGTGGTGACCGGCATCACCCACGATCGGGGACAGGCGAAGGTGTCGATCTTGCGGGTGCCGGACCGGCCCGGCATCGCCTCGCGGGTGTTCGGCGGCCTGGGATCGCAGAGCATCGTGGTGGACATGATCGTGCAGAACATCAGCCGCGACGGGCTGACCGACATCTCGTTCACGCTGCCGCGGGCCGATCGCACCCGCGCGGCGAGCGTGCTGGCCGCGATCGCCCGCGACATCGGCGCGGAGGGCGTCACCGCGGACGACCGGGTCGCCAAGGTCTCGATCGTCGGCGTGGGCATGCGGAGCCACGCCGGGGTCGCGGCCCGCATGTTCGAGACGCTCTCCCGCGAAGGCATCAACATCCAGATGATCTCGACGTCCGAGATCGCGGTCTCCTGCGTCATCGAGGACAAGTACGCGGAGCTGGCCGTCCGGGCCCTCCACGACGTCTTCGAGCTGGGCGCGGAGCGAGGAGCCTGACATGGCCGACACCGCGCGCGCCGCCGTCTTCTTCGGTCCCGGCAAGCCCTTCGAGATCCGCCCGGTGCCGATCCCCGAGATCGAGCCCGAGGCGGTCCTGATCCGGGTGACCCACGCCAACATCTGCGGATCCGACCTGCACTTCTGGCGCGGGGACGCGCCCCTGCGCCTGCCCGACGACGGCTGGATCTTCGGCCACGAGATGACCGGGCGCGTGGCCCGCCTGGGCTCGAAGGTGAAGACCGACTCGCTCGGCCGCCCGCTCAAGGAAGGCGACCGCGTCGCCTACACCTACTTCTACCCGTGCGGCCGCTGCTACGCGTGCCTGCACAAGGAGCCCGCGGCCTGCCCGAGCAAGATCGAGCGGCCGCTCGGCCCCGGCGCCTTCCCGCACCTGCACGGCGCCTTCGCGGATCACTACTACCTGCGCCCGCGCGGCGAGGTGTTCGTGGTGCCCGACGTCCTGCCCGACGAGGCGGTGGCCGGCGTGAACTGCGCGCTCTCCCAGGTCTTCTACGGCCTGCACGTGGCCGGCCTGCGGCAGGGCGACGCGGTGGTGCTGCAGGGCGCGGGCGGCCTCGGCATCCAGGCCGCCGCGGTGGCCAAGGACATGGGCGCGCAGACCGTGATCGTGGTGGACCAGATCCCGGGCCGCCTCGAGCTGGCGAAGGCTTTCGGGGCGGACCACACCATCGACGTGAAGGAGATCACCGACCGGCGCGAGCGGGTGAAGCTGGTGCGCCAGTGGACGGGCGGCGTGGGCGCGGACCTCGCGTGCGACCTGGTGGGCTTCCCCGCGGTCATCCCCGAGGGCATCGAGATGCTGCGCTCGGGCGGCACCTATCTGGAGATCGGCACGATCAGCCGCGGGGCCAAGGTGGAGCTCGAGCCGTCGCTCCTCGTCTGGGGCTCGAAGAAGATCATGGGGGTCATCCAGTACGACCCGTGGGTGATCCCGCGCGCGCTCGACTTCCTGGTGCGCACTCGCGAGAGCCGCCCGTGGCACCGCATCCTCTCGCACAAGTACCCGCTCGAGCAGATCAACGAGGCCTTCGCGGCCTCGGAGTGGCACAACCGGGAGACGACGACGATCACGCGCGCGGCGCTCACGCCGTGACCCGCACGATCGCCGACCTGATCCAGGAGCGCTTCGGCCTGGCCACCGAGGCGGGCCGCGACCGGCCCGCGGAGGGCGCGCTCGCGCTGTTGCTCTCGCACCGCACCCAGCGCCGCTACAAGCCGGAGCCCATTCCCGACGAGGTGCTCGACATCGCGCTGGCCGCCGCGCTGTCGGCCCCGTCGAAATCGGACCTGCAGCAGGTCGGCATCGTGCTGGTGCGAGACCGATCGAAGCAGTCCACCATCGGCTCCTGGATCCCCGACATGCCGTGGATCGCCCAGGCGCCGCTGTTCATGGTCTTCTGCGGCGACCACCGCCGCATCCGCCGGATCAGCGAGCTGCGCGCCCGCCCCTTTCCCAACGACACGCTCGACATGTTCATGAACGCGGCGGTGGACGCGGGGCTCGTGCTGCAGGCGTTCATCGTGGCGGCCGAGGTCCTCGGGCTCGGCTGCTGCCCGATCAGCGTGGTGCGCAACCACGTCGAGAAGCTCGCCGCGCTGCTGGAGCTGCCGGCCGGCGTGTTCCCGGTGGCCGGGCTCTGCGTGGGCTATCCGAGCCAGCCGGGGTGGACGAGCATGCGGCTGCCGCCGGCGGTGACCGTCCACACCGACCGCTACGACGACGCCGACCTTCCCGCCCAGCTCGACGCCTACGATCGGCGACGCGAGGCGCGGCACGCGACGCCCAAGGAGAGCCAGCGCTTCGCGGATCGGTACGGCTATGCCGAGCGGTACGGCTGGTCGGAGGACAAGGCGCGGCAGTACTCGGTGCCCGAGCGCCACAACTTCGGGCCGTTCATCCGGGGCCACGGCTTCGGGCTGGCCTGACCCGCCGCGCGCGCATCCGCGCGCGCGCGCATCCGCGCGCCTCCTAGGGCCCCGACGGGAAGCAGACGCCGCGCCGGCCCTGCTCGCAGATGCACTCCATGGAGGCGCCCTGCGGGCCCTTGATCGTCACGATGCGGCCGACGCAGGACGGCCGGCGCAGGAGCTGGCCCACCAGCAGCAGCGCCCCCATGACCAGCACCACCCCGACCCCGATGCGGAACACGCGGCGCTCGCGCCGCTGGCTGCGCCGGATCCCCGCTTCCCGGCTCCAGTGGGCGCGGCCCTCCATCCGCCAGAGCGTGTTCAGCAGCACGAGCACGAAGGCGCCCGCGAGCGTGGCGATGACGACGAGGATCGCGAGATTTTCGGCCACTGGGATCGAGTCGGTAACCGGCCATCGCCGACGCCATCGACACCGGCGAATCTGGCATGGACTGGCTGCGTCACCGGACTGTAGCACGATCGGCGGGCGCCCTCCACCCGTGCGACGCGCGCGAAGCGTCCGCGCGGACCCACGCGGCATCCTTCCGGATACACCGCATCTCGGATATACCGCATCCGGGCGGATATACGCCGCGTATCCGAACTCGCACTCTTCTCGCGCGCTTCGCCGCGTGCGAGCGTGGGCGCATGCCGTACACGCTGCCGCAGCTCCGGCTCCTGATCCTGCTGGCCTTCACGCTGCTGGTCGGGCTCGGGGTGCGCGAGTGGCGCGCGGGATTCCCGGATGCGGCGGAGCGATTCGAGCGGTTCGATCGCGAGGACGCGGTGAGCCCGCTCGTTCCCGACGCGGACGCGGCGCCGGCCGGCGCCGCTCCTCGCCAAGCGCCGGGCCGGCCCACGCCGCCGCCCCCCGCGGCTCCGGCCGTGCCCGGCCGCGTGACCCCGCCGGCGCCCGCAACCCCCGTCCCGGTCCCGGCCGCGCCGCCGCCCCCCGCCGAGCCGCTCGACGTCAATCGCGCCGACGCGACCGAGCTGGCGCGCCTGCCCGGGGTGGGCGCGGGTCTCGCCCAGCGCATCGTCGAGGAGCGCGAGCGCCGCGGCCGCTTCGACTCCCCCGAGGCCCTGCGCTACGTGCTGGGCATGGGGCCGAAGAAGCTCGCGGCGATCCGCCGCTTCATCACCGTGCGTGATTGATCGGCTCGTCCCCGCCGCGCCGCTGCTGCCGCCCACCGCCGCGGTCGCGGCCGGCATCGCGGCCGGCTCGTGGTGGGCCATCCCGCCCGCGACGCTGCTCGCGGCCGGTGCCCTCGCGCTGCTCGCCTCGATCCTGCTCGCGCCGCGCATGCCCCGAGTGGCGCTCACGCTCGTGCTCTCGGGCATCGCGGTGCTGGGAGCGTTGCGGGCCGCGCCGGCCCCGCTGGCCGACGACCACCTCGCGCGACGCGCCCCGCCGAGGTCGGTCACCGTCGAGGCCAGGCTCGCCCAGGAGCCGGTCCGGTGGGCGCCGGATCGCACGCGCCTGCTCCTCGACGTCCTCGCGATGCACGCGGGCCCCGAGCGGCTGCCCGCCTCGGGCCGCGTGCAGATCACGGTCTACGGAGAGATCGCGGCGCGGCTCGGGGAGGGGCAGCGGGTGATCGTGGACGCGCGGCTGCACCCTCCGATCGGCTACCGCAATCCGGGCGGCTTCGACTACCCCGCGCATCTGCGGCGCGACGGCATCCTGCTGGTCGGCAATGCCCGGGCCGATCGGCTCGTCGCGCTCGCCCCGGACACGCCGCCGTGGCCCGTCGCGGTCAAGCGGTGGGCGGTCTCGGTCATCACCGCGCGACTGCCGGAGACCTCGGGCGCGCTGCTGGCCGGTCTGCTCATGGGCGAGCGCTCGCAGCTGCCGCCCGAGAGCGACGAGGCGTTCCGTCGCGCCGGCGTCTATCACATCCTCGCGGTGTCCGGGTTCAACGTGGCGCTGCTGGCCGGCGCGATCTTCGCCGGCCTCGCGATGTGCGGCGTCCCGCGCCGCGGCGCCGCGGTGGCGGCGGCGGCCGCGCTGATCGGCTTCGCCCTGGTCGTCGGCGGACAGCCGTCGGTGCTGCGGGCCACCCTGATGGGCCTGCTGCTCCTGGCCGCGCTGCTGCTCGACCGCGAGTCCCAGCTCATGAACGCGCTGGCCGCCGCCGCGCTCGCCCTGCTCGTCTGGCGGCCGGGCGATCTCTGGGAGCCGGGCTTCCAGCTCTCGTTCGCGGCGACCGCCGGGATCATCTACGTCACGCCGTGGCTGGCCGCGATCCTGACCGAGCGCGGCTGGCCGGCCTGGCTCGCGACGGCGG
The sequence above is a segment of the Candidatus Methylomirabilota bacterium genome. Coding sequences within it:
- a CDS encoding nitroreductase family protein; translated protein: MTRTIADLIQERFGLATEAGRDRPAEGALALLLSHRTQRRYKPEPIPDEVLDIALAAALSAPSKSDLQQVGIVLVRDRSKQSTIGSWIPDMPWIAQAPLFMVFCGDHRRIRRISELRARPFPNDTLDMFMNAAVDAGLVLQAFIVAAEVLGLGCCPISVVRNHVEKLAALLELPAGVFPVAGLCVGYPSQPGWTSMRLPPAVTVHTDRYDDADLPAQLDAYDRRREARHATPKESQRFADRYGYAERYGWSEDKARQYSVPERHNFGPFIRGHGFGLA
- a CDS encoding aspartate kinase translates to MGQLIVQKYGGSSVADPEKIKNVARRVADYVAQGHRLVVVVSAMGKTTDGLVSLAGVITPTPDPREMDMLLATGEQVTIGLLAMALQSLGHPASSFTGPQVGLVTDTAHTRARIKRITAERIHRALDAGRVAVVAGFQGTTEDGDITTLGRGGSDLTGVALAAALKADVCEIFTDVDGVYTADPNVVPDARKLPRVSYDEMLEMAALGAKVLQARSVEFAKKYNVPVHVRSTFKPDPGTLVTREDHSMEDVVVTGITHDRGQAKVSILRVPDRPGIASRVFGGLGSQSIVVDMIVQNISRDGLTDISFTLPRADRTRAASVLAAIARDIGAEGVTADDRVAKVSIVGVGMRSHAGVAARMFETLSREGINIQMISTSEIAVSCVIEDKYAELAVRALHDVFELGAERGA
- a CDS encoding zf-HC2 domain-containing protein, coding for MSDVHVDELLVDHARGELAEPERSRVAAHLAICAECRATRERYTALMAELQRTAPTPPSVHWGAYRAELRDRLERRGAAGPVWGWLLRPAPAFVAAALVTALVVAGWPGIVRGPGAPDPLALDNTILASQLDMIARLDVVQRLDLLEDFNVINELDELPEASKS
- a CDS encoding sigma-70 family RNA polymerase sigma factor, with the protein product MESSDEELCRAVAERKPGAFDLLAERYQERAYRIAWSIVRDREEAKDCSQDAFIRLHEAAGSFAGQSKFSTWFYRILVNCCLDRQRRRRGWRRLVGWRDRGDDPDGPDPVEQAAAPFSDPADALDTEQRMSRVWALVNELSPQQRAAVTLSVREGLATRDIAAVLSVSEATVRVHLHRALSTLRRRLGDEA
- a CDS encoding zinc-binding dehydrogenase, which encodes MADTARAAVFFGPGKPFEIRPVPIPEIEPEAVLIRVTHANICGSDLHFWRGDAPLRLPDDGWIFGHEMTGRVARLGSKVKTDSLGRPLKEGDRVAYTYFYPCGRCYACLHKEPAACPSKIERPLGPGAFPHLHGAFADHYYLRPRGEVFVVPDVLPDEAVAGVNCALSQVFYGLHVAGLRQGDAVVLQGAGGLGIQAAAVAKDMGAQTVIVVDQIPGRLELAKAFGADHTIDVKEITDRRERVKLVRQWTGGVGADLACDLVGFPAVIPEGIEMLRSGGTYLEIGTISRGAKVELEPSLLVWGSKKIMGVIQYDPWVIPRALDFLVRTRESRPWHRILSHKYPLEQINEAFAASEWHNRETTTITRAALTP
- a CDS encoding helix-hairpin-helix domain-containing protein, encoding MPYTLPQLRLLILLAFTLLVGLGVREWRAGFPDAAERFERFDREDAVSPLVPDADAAPAGAAPRQAPGRPTPPPPAAPAVPGRVTPPAPATPVPVPAAPPPPAEPLDVNRADATELARLPGVGAGLAQRIVEERERRGRFDSPEALRYVLGMGPKKLAAIRRFITVRD
- a CDS encoding DUF3106 domain-containing protein, which gives rise to MRGLIALALGLLTLPLMLPVSAVLAQTPPPAAAPAAPGAPIQGLERLSPEERALAERNLERWKSMTPEQQQRALENYRHWRSLSPEERQNARQNLQRFRQMPPSERARIMQDFQRWNQLPEDRRRELERDYDRFQRLPPERKQQIQQRFERYQSLSPEQRERMDRNLERWRNMTPEQREQAREQIRQRRQERPPSRAIRPRDDGGPAHRPR
- a CDS encoding lysylphosphatidylglycerol synthase transmembrane domain-containing protein, with translation MPSFGRLGKILLGLAVSAGLLVYFFWDVDLRVVGARLRETLWTYLALSVGLGFVSIWLRAVRWYYLFPPGARPSHLFRALMIGYMGNNLLPLRAGELVRVYVVTRRGQRFGTAFATVVVERVLDGLSVGLIVAALLLVVPVPASVRWSIVVFLLADLAGIVVLVAIAAAPAACRGLIQWLFRRVGWLERRLLGLLDTMIEGLRGVQSAGHTGPIVAYSVGIWLVLALSFWTALHAAHLDLPLAAAWTLLAFLGLGVSLPSSPGFVGVIQAATVLALALFAVPRTEALSFSLLLHASQFFPITIVGLLYLLVEHVSLADATRGAVATPDR